The following nucleotide sequence is from Corticium candelabrum chromosome 19, ooCorCand1.1, whole genome shotgun sequence.
TCAGTTCTCAACATGCTGTCTGCAGTCAATAAAACATTTACTGTCACCATCCCTCACAATGTTGGCATACCAGCAGATAAGGCAATTATTGCCCTGGAGATGGGAGTGGAGCACAACTGTGGACCAGTCTGGCCCCCATTCCTCAGGACGAATTTCGGAGaatttaaatttgaaattCCATGGGTGAACATGAATACATCAAGAGGAGACACGACGTTGTTCACTTACAAGAGTCTCATCTTGCAAGACAACAAGGCCGAGGTGCTTGGATCCGAGCTGTTGTACGACCTAAACGCTCACGTTGCCAAAATCGAAATGAATTCAACAAGCTACATGGTTGATTTCAATGGAAAATTGATGACCGCTGTTTTTCATAATGTCAGCGGTCGTGAGATTTTTCAAAATGCGTCGGAGTATCCATACTTTGATGTCTATAAACAGATTGCTAGTCAGACTTGGTATGGAAAGAGTGACCACATATGTGCACATCATGACTACGACTTTGACCATGCAATCGTTCGGCCGGTGACAATGTCGCTGACTGCATCCGACGGTCTGTTTCCCGCGTTTAATTTGAGTGGAGAAGTAGTCGAAAAGGGCATCGACTACCCTCTAGGTGTGGCCGAAATTTGGGCAAATTTTACGATTTCGGCACCAACATCGTGCCATGATTGAATCAATGTTTGACATCTGGTGACTGTCTACAATGTGTTTTAGTAGTTAGAATTTTAGTGACAATAacacaatatttattttatgttttagaAACACATTCTCAGTACTATCCTGTGTGCTACTAtcttgtgtgcatgcatgtgtgtgtgtgtgtgtgtgtgtgtgtgtgtgtgtgtgtgtgtgcgtgcgtgtcaaAGTCTAGTTTTCCATAATTACCAGCAGTAAAATAATGCAATCCACATACAGCACTCATTATCTTAATTAaaaacacaaaccaacagCCTCAGTTGAGAGATCAAATCAACATGTGAACGATGCCTTACAATTCTTTACTAGTCTGGAACGGCTACAAATCCAATGTACCAGAAAAACTCAAGCACAGAAACTAtaaccaaacaagcagctctgACGCACAATAGAAAGTGTGTAAACCTTGCGCGGTTTTAACTGGAATCCGAGCTTCAATCCGTAGCCGCGTAAACCAGACCGCTCTCACCGTTGCACGTGAGAGGCGTGCAGTGAGCGTAAGTGTCACGTGCGGCTATCATCATGTCCGCGTGACCTCGTTCACTTCACTCCCGATTTCCTCCCACCAGCAAACGTCACCCATTCACAATCAGACCACAATCGACGCTCGAAATGATGATCGTGTCACTAAACGGGAGGACAGTTCCGCAACAGCACACGCCCACGCATCCACTCGACTCACTCATCCGACACTTTTATTACGAATCCTTAAAATTAGACGCGAAACGACCTAAGAATCACGTCGCAACAAACCTACGCCATTCTAGTAACTGTCCTCCTCTTTTACCGGTTCACTTCCGTTTGACGGGGTACCGCAGTCTGCTCGCCTCCATCGCTCGTTCTCCGGTTCCGCATCGCAGCGCGTGTTCAGCCTCCGATACTTCTGCCGCTTATTCTGAAACCACGTCTTCACTTGTAGCTCGCTCAGCCCGACACGTTTAGCAAGCGCGTTGCGCTCCCGTCCCATGATGTAAGGCTTGCTCCTAAACACATGCTCAAGCACAGTCACTTGATGCTCAGTGAACCTCGACTTGAGGCGTTTTCCGGATAGTATATGAGGATATCTCTCATCTAGCCACTTGTCCGAGTGGTGGTGCGAGCTGTTGGTGAGAGAGCGCTCGTTTGGAGCATCTATTATAGACAATAAGTGTCACTCTTAAATGACCGATTTGCGATTGACGAAACGGTATGCTATGCTTCACGTCTACACACCCGCACATGACGACAACAGCACACCTACCGTCCAATTCGAATCGCTCGACGCAGAGCGGCGACGCGATTCGCTCCAGAACCGGTCGAAATCCGTTCTTGCCGACCGGACGAAATGCGGACGTCGAGCAACCGACCGGCGTCCGACTCTCATGATTCTGTCGCAAAATATTCTCGATAGAAAACGGTAGAGAGCTGGAAGAGGCGGCGAGATCAACCCGTGGAGCAGTCATGATGCAAATCGATGTCCCTATGTGTGTAGACTCTATGCTCGAGTGACTAGCAAATGATGGGTCGATCAACAAGATGATATGGTTATATATTAGATGACACCCGATGGGTTGACGCACTATGGACTAATCTGGCTATTGTCCGATGAACAATCGATGAAGGGATCCGTTTCATGGGCGTAGGAAACGTGGGGTATTAGGGGGCTCGACTTTTCTAGCTGTGATTGAGAGAAATGGCTACCGACTGGGCGGCTATATCATGAAGAGAGTGAGAAGTTGTCAAGTGACTAGCAGATATAGTACAAGagaatgtatatacatacatacagagcATTACATAcagaacatacatacagaacaTTACAGACATACGTGTAGACATACTTTAGTTTCCTGTTTGCTATGCCGTGTGTCACATACACGTAACACACAATAATATATGCAGCCTAATAATTGTCTAgctaataataaaaataaaataaaacaaaaattattgtTTAGGGCCACGCCCACATATGCAAATTCTGTGACCAGTGTACTAAAGTCTGTGAAACTGTCAAGTGACATGCAGATATGGTAGAATTACATACACGTAGAAACATAAACGTACTAGCATTTGTTACTTTCCTGTTTGCTATGCTAtactacatgcatgcaaatgtaGAACAAATAGCCTCGCATACCCAGACCctaccgccgcgtcatactacACATgctagggtctggctacgcgaggtcAACTGACAAACATTAAATATTGTTTAGGGCCACGCCCTTGTAATCAAATTGTCCCCCAAAACTACGTTCTTACACCTTATGCCGTTTCTGACCCACCAAACGGTGGGAATTACATCAAGAGAGTCCTGGTCGCGTGCACATCCGGGTCACTACTGCTGTTGTGTCGAGTTGCCGTTCCACGTGTTGTTCTCTCCGTCGTCGTCGTCCGTCTTCATTCTGTGCACGTTGCCGTCGCGCTGCGAGTTCCAGCGTGAGCGCACGCTCGATCTAAAAACGAAAGACAGTTGTGTGTGATGCATTACAAAAGAGTAGACAGCAACAACTTCCGGgttaaataagtaatttatattCGACAAGTATTACCgcatgtacatgtttgtgGAAGGTTTTGGTTGTGTAGTCTTGTTCGTGTAATCAATTTAGAGACACTGACGCTTTCCACTGGAGAGGCCCGCACTCACTAGCGCGCTAAGCAAGCCACGCCTACTAGCGCACGCTAGGCCAGACCACACATTTGTTACTACAGTGTACGCCCCTGTAACACTAATGTCCTATCAGCAGCTCATTGCTAATCTAATTTTAGATCTGATATCGTAGAAAAATGTTTTCATACATGTACACCATTAATTTTTGAAGGTTTTCAAGACGTTGAGGGTGACACTCTGTGTTGATCTAAAGGAAGGAATAGGTAAGGAAACTGTCCGTAATTGATCATCAGATGTCTATATAGAGAGTGTCCATTGTTTAGTGTTTTTTGGGGGTGAACACTGCAGCCACAAATGGATGAGATAAGAAGTAAATAAACAGATTGACaggacaacaaacaagcaggtGATAAttaaaacagaaagacatactgTACAAATGTGCTTACTTATGACCTTACAATCGAAGAGACAAGACACACagtcagaaagacagagagacagacagacagacagacacgcacacagacagacagacagacacgcacacagacagacagacagacaggcaaacaaacaaacagaaagacagacagacaaacagagagaaagagacacagacagacaatagacagacagaaagacagacagagacacacacagagaagcagacagagacacggacaacaaacagacaaacagacacacaaacagagatacagacatacatacatacagacagacagacagacagacaaatagacagacagtcagacagatagacacacagaaagacaacacacagatagacacacagaaagacaaacacagacaaacacacagacagacagacacacagacagacagacacacagacagacagacagacacacagacagacaatcagacaggcagacagacagacagacaccataAAACAGCTTGACTGATACCTTACTTGAAATGCAACCACACAAAAGTACTCCAGATCACAACACCACAATGCACCACATTACATTTTCCTCACTCATCGTCTACACAAGCAACTTACTGTCGATCTGAATTGTCATTTCCATGAGACTGGTTGTCAGACCTACTTCCTGATGTGAGTTTCTCAGCACCTCCAGATGCTGGTGATGCAGACGGGGGCTTGAATAGGGCAACAATCATCATAATCAATGACCAGACGATTGTAAATGGTAGCATCACTACAGCCCAGACAGTACTGCCCTCAAGCGTATTACTGACTGATGAATAATGCTAAAAAGAATATTGTTAATGTTAATAATTACACTAAAAAggcacacacacgcccacacacacacacacacacacacacacacacacacacacacacacacacacacaccaaaaaatCCTAAActctaaatgtcaggagctgcctctcagaggtcatgccccagctgttaagctggacccagtgcgctactcaggaaaCTCTCTGGgtctgcgctagcaaactcctggagccgggccaggcactcgcagaagcaccgacttgtgaagccaactgtggtgtgagcacccaaagtctcaccaggaccccagtggctgatgtcacgtcacagctgatggcagcttaggaccccagtaaatgaccaggtactcatttatactcctgagtcaagagaagcaaatgtacatgtgtgttagtttcttgcttaaggaaattatgccatagctcgccatcactgtgacttgaacttgcgacacTTCAAGGTGCCGGATGTAAACATtccgtaagatgactctctaattaaccgagctatcgcaccacacacacacacacacacacacacacacacacacacacacacacacacacacacacacaatgcacaaaaGTGCTCTAAATCCCAGTTGACTTACACTTATTTTCGAGGTACTAGTGACCATCACCACTCTACTAGGTGCCAATTGGAGGTCAAGCAGCGTTGAATTGTCAAGATCTGGAACTAGTTCCCGACGTGGATATGTGGCGACCAATGAGAACGTGCTATACTTTAAGCTGACATACTGCAATAGATGAGGgctattaataaatttaaataaattttccAAATTTagatgttgtctgtctgtctgtctgtctggtctgtctatctgtctgtctgtctgtgtgcttctttgtctgtctgtctgtctgtctgtcaaatgcatatatttcatacattaaAACTACGTACGAtaatcatgtctgtctgtctgtctgtctgtctgtctgtctgttgtccgtCTGCGTAcaacctacatacatacatcagAAACAACTTCTCTCATCTCTTGTAAAGTCTGTGATGATTGGAAGAGATGAGTGAATGAAGTCCCATCAGGTAATCGAAACTGAATTCGAGTTTGGTTATGCTGTTGCCTACAGAACAGCAACAAACCCtcacaaatgtgtgtgtgtgtgtgtgtgtgtgtgtgtgtgtgtgtgtgtgtgtgtgtgtgtgtgtgtgtgtgtgtgtgtgtgtgtgtgtgtgtgtgtctctgtgtgtgtgtgtgtgtgtgtgtgtgtgtgtgtgtgtgtgtctctgtgtgtgtgtgtgtgtgtgtgtgtgtgtgtgtgtgtgtgtgtgtgtgtgtgtgtgtgtgtgtgtgtgtgtgtgtgtgtgtgtgtgtgtgtgtgtgtgtgtgtgtgtgtgtgtgtgtgtgtgtgtgtgtgtgtgtgtgtgtgtgtatcaacaTCTCCACAACACAACCTACTTCATTTCCTTTTCTTTCACTGCTGCCTTTTCCGCCTTCTTCACTTCAGCTTCAGCATCTCTCTTCATCTTGTCCACCTTAAACCTACTCGCCCTCTCCTCTTTGTCCCTCTCCAATTGCAACTTCACAGCTTCCTTCGCCAATCGATCATTCTCTCGATCGCGACGCAACTAAAACCAAaaccaaaacacacaaactatacacaccaacagacaacgAATTATACAATAAACAGAGCAACAGAAGTTTGAGTTTGGTGAGAAATTAGAAAAATCTGTTCGTCTCTGACCTGATCTACGCGTTGCTTGGCCTGCAGTTGTTCTCGTTCTTGCTTTGCTTTCACGATGTCTCTACCCATTTGACGTCGATTAAGTTCACGTTGTTTGTCTTGCTGTGTTGACAAATGGAGAAACGATACGTATGAGTCATGTATTAGATGATAGACAAGcaggcaagcaaacacatgagacaacagagacagacagacaaagacaaaaagataAAAAAAACACGAAAGTGTTAGAATGACCTCTGCTTGTTGTTCTGCCTTCTTCTTTCTCAAATCGCTAATTTTATCTCTAGCGCTAAATAGTGCAATGCAATTATCAGTGACTTGTGTAAACATTCAATATAATATTTgatacacacaagcacacacacacacacacacacacatgcacacatgaacagacagacagacagtcagacagacagacagacagacagacagacagacagacagacacacacacacacacacacacacacacacacacacatgaacacatggacagacaaacagacagacagttgctttgcttaaacggtgtataatagttcaatgtttgaaaatatatgtattgacagacagatagacagacagacacatggacagacaaacagatagacagacacagacaaacagacaaacaaacaaacaaacacatggacagacaaacaaatacacagacagacagacagacagacagacagacagcccgaaagacagacagacagatggacagacaaacaaatagacagacagacagacaaacaagcatacagacaaacagacagacagacaggcacacacacattgacagacagacagacagacagacagacatacaaacaaacagacaaacaacacatggacagacaaacagacagaccaacagacagacagacagacacatggacagacaaacagatagacagacagacagacagacacatggacagacaaacag
It contains:
- the LOC134194869 gene encoding uncharacterized protein LOC134194869, with product MLSAVNKTFTVTIPHNVGIPADKAIIALEMGVEHNCGPVWPPFLRTNFGEFKFEIPWVNMNTSRGDTTLFTYKSLILQDNKAEVLGSELLYDLNAHVAKIEMNSTSYMVDFNGKLMTAVFHNVSGREIFQNASEYPYFDVYKQIASQTWYGKSDHICAHHDYDFDHAIVRPVTMSLTASDGLFPAFNLSGEVVEKGIDYPLGVAEIWANFTISAPTSCHD
- the LOC134195056 gene encoding uncharacterized protein LOC134195056 encodes the protein MTAPRVDLAASSSSLPFSIENILRQNHESRTPVGCSTSAFRPVGKNGFRPVLERIASPLCVERFELDGRCAVVVMCGCVDVKHSIPFRQSQIGHLRVTLIVYNRCSKRALSHQQLAPPLGQVAR
- the LOC134194786 gene encoding UBX domain-containing protein 4-like — protein: MQWFSGPVSEAVQIARSDKKLFVVYIYGDNETSKNMSKVWEDAQVASEFADCISLRLASESESFQQFSQYYPVSVVPSTYFIGQNGYPLEIILGSVDNTSLVEKLKRVAEAHRVEVESQAVETSRETTTEILSTTETSATVVTSSVVATAAAAEAGDNLSDTEVSDVMVQSTEKSIDERVTSARDKISDLRKKKAEQQAEQDKQRELNRRQMGRDIVKAKQEREQLQAKQRVDQLRRDRENDRLAKEAVKLQLERDKEERASRFKVDKMKRDAEAEVKKAEKAAVKEKEMKQQHNQTRIQFRLPDGTSFTHLFQSSQTLQEMREVVSDYVSLKYSTFSLVATYPRRELVPDLDNSTLLDLQLAPSRVVMVTSTSKISHYSSVSNTLEGSTVWAVVMLPFTIVWSLIMMIVALFKPPSASPASGGAEKLTSGSRSDNQSHGNDNSDRQSSVRSRWNSQRDGNVHRMKTDDDDGENNTWNGNSTQQQ